A portion of the Mesobacillus sp. AQ2 genome contains these proteins:
- a CDS encoding exodeoxyribonuclease III — translation MKLVSWNVNGIRACARKGFLDFFRDAGADVFCIQETKLQEGQISLEMEGYHQYWNYAEKKGYSGTAVFTRQKPISVKYGIGSAEHDHEGRAITVEFDQFYLINVYTPNSQRDLARLGYRLSWEDKLRDYMLELEKEKPVVLTGDLNVAHHDHDLKNPKSNRGNSGFTDEERGKMTQLLNSGFVDSFRYLYPDAKDVYTWWSYMSKVRERNIGWRIDYFIVSEKLAPAIHQAGAECLIMGSDHCPVTLELNV, via the coding sequence ATGAAATTAGTATCATGGAACGTGAACGGCATAAGGGCTTGTGCCCGGAAAGGGTTTTTGGATTTCTTCCGGGATGCGGGGGCGGATGTATTTTGCATTCAGGAAACCAAACTGCAGGAAGGCCAGATAAGCCTTGAAATGGAAGGGTATCACCAGTACTGGAACTATGCTGAAAAGAAAGGGTATTCTGGTACCGCTGTTTTCACCAGACAAAAGCCTATATCAGTAAAATACGGCATCGGATCAGCCGAACATGATCATGAGGGCAGGGCAATTACCGTTGAGTTTGATCAGTTTTATCTTATCAATGTTTATACGCCGAACTCTCAGCGTGATCTTGCCCGCCTCGGCTATCGTTTATCCTGGGAAGACAAGCTTAGGGATTACATGCTCGAATTGGAAAAGGAAAAGCCAGTTGTCCTGACCGGAGACCTGAATGTCGCCCACCATGACCACGACCTGAAAAACCCTAAATCGAATCGAGGGAATTCCGGGTTTACCGACGAAGAACGCGGGAAGATGACTCAACTCCTGAACAGTGGTTTTGTTGATTCTTTCCGATACCTTTATCCTGATGCCAAGGATGTATACACCTGGTGGTCTTATATGAGTAAAGTGAGAGAAAGGAATATAGGCTGGCGCATTGATTACTTCATTGTTTCAGAAAAACTGGCGCCTGCCATTCATCAAGCAGGAGCAGAATGTTTAATAATGGGCAGCGACCACTGTCCTGTGACACTCGAATTGAATGTATAA
- a CDS encoding PLP-dependent aminotransferase family protein codes for MKAPKYKMIKDYIKEQITNGTWPVGSRLPSQRALASQFGVNRSTIVTALDEMAADGLIEGKTGMGTIVVNNTWTLMRSEPPLNWNEQVGLGTHQASMPTVQAINQAESNEGLIQLSKGELSKDLFPLEEMRAVITKVGQNLEPFGYEEPKGNPQLRDEIAKYLSQKGINTSSSSILIVSGALQALHLISIGLLERGSTVLLETPSYVNSLSTFQSAGMQLQGVPIDHEGIIPGKIEKIHPSKNSVLYCHPTFHNPTGALMGEKRRRELLSLAENAQIPIIEDDVYGDLWLDSPPPMPIKSHDRHGNVLYLGSLSKSLNPGLRIGWLVGPEAVIDRLADLKMQTDYGTSSLSQRAAAEWLSSGLYEKHVTEVRKHLKIRRNAVLQALEQHLSRYAEWEHPAGGFFIWVKIKQEISLADLYRKALANGVLINPGRIYTNQRSLHFRLSFANARVKDIVKGIAVLESLIEDC; via the coding sequence ATGAAAGCACCGAAGTACAAGATGATTAAAGATTATATAAAAGAACAGATTACGAATGGTACTTGGCCGGTTGGCAGCAGGCTGCCGAGCCAGCGCGCTCTCGCCAGTCAATTCGGAGTAAACAGGAGCACGATTGTGACAGCGTTGGATGAAATGGCCGCCGATGGCCTGATCGAAGGGAAAACAGGGATGGGAACAATTGTTGTCAACAACACATGGACACTTATGCGATCGGAACCTCCATTGAACTGGAATGAACAGGTAGGACTGGGTACTCATCAGGCAAGCATGCCAACAGTCCAGGCAATAAACCAGGCAGAATCCAATGAAGGCTTGATTCAGCTAAGCAAGGGAGAGCTTTCAAAAGACTTATTCCCTCTTGAGGAGATGAGGGCTGTTATAACGAAAGTAGGACAAAATCTTGAACCTTTTGGCTACGAGGAACCGAAGGGGAATCCACAGTTGAGGGATGAAATTGCCAAATACCTTAGTCAAAAAGGGATCAATACTTCTTCGTCCTCAATCCTTATTGTTTCTGGTGCTTTGCAAGCACTACACCTTATTTCGATTGGGCTGCTGGAAAGAGGATCAACAGTGTTACTGGAAACTCCATCCTATGTGAATTCTTTATCGACCTTCCAATCCGCAGGAATGCAGCTTCAGGGAGTTCCGATTGACCATGAGGGCATCATTCCCGGGAAGATAGAAAAGATCCACCCAAGCAAGAACTCAGTGCTTTATTGTCATCCCACCTTCCATAATCCAACAGGGGCATTGATGGGGGAAAAAAGAAGACGGGAATTGTTGAGTTTGGCGGAAAATGCCCAGATCCCAATAATTGAAGATGATGTGTACGGTGATTTATGGCTCGACAGTCCTCCCCCTATGCCAATCAAATCCCACGATAGGCATGGCAATGTTTTATACTTAGGCAGCCTGTCAAAGAGCCTGAATCCGGGATTGAGAATTGGGTGGCTAGTAGGCCCTGAAGCTGTCATTGACCGCCTGGCAGACCTGAAAATGCAAACAGACTATGGCACAAGTTCCCTTTCCCAAAGAGCAGCGGCAGAATGGCTTTCAAGCGGACTTTACGAGAAGCATGTCACAGAGGTCAGGAAGCATCTGAAAATACGGAGGAATGCAGTGCTGCAAGCACTGGAACAGCACTTGAGCCGATATGCTGAGTGGGAACATCCTGCAGGCGGTTTTTTCATATGGGTTAAAATAAAGCAGGAAATCTCTTTGGCTGACTTATACCGCAAGGCACTTGCGAATGGGGTGCTGATCAATCCCGGCAGGATTTACACGAACCAAAGAAGCCTGCACTTCCGGCTTTCATTTGCCAACGCTCGGGTTAAAGATATTGTTAAGGGAATCGCAGTATTAGAATCGCTGATCGAAGACTGTTAG
- a CDS encoding EamA family transporter, with protein sequence MVFIEVEDLNIKLITAHLLVILLWGSAFAGIRHGLEGYSAEHLSFLRLLVGSITLVCYAAITKMKMPEVRDLPVIFLFGFLGFAVYQTALNFGEQTVSAGAASLLVSTSPVFIGLLGRIFFQERAGKRYWTGAAISMAGIVLISIGSGKGLDLGIGVMLILLASFSESIYFVFQKKHLDKYGPLPFTAYTIWSATIFMGFFASDLSAQISSASSGATISAVYLGVFPTVIAYFALAYITAKSGASEAASSLYLTPAASFLVAWVWLGEVPSFLTIAGGIITLLGVSLTYLKGWGNVPEPFSDIKG encoded by the coding sequence ATGGTTTTTATTGAGGTGGAGGATTTGAATATTAAATTGATAACAGCACACTTGCTCGTCATCCTTTTATGGGGTTCGGCATTCGCCGGTATAAGACACGGACTGGAGGGATATTCTGCAGAGCACTTATCCTTTCTTCGGCTTTTGGTGGGATCGATTACTCTTGTCTGCTATGCCGCCATTACAAAGATGAAGATGCCGGAGGTCAGAGATTTGCCTGTCATCTTCCTGTTTGGATTCCTGGGGTTTGCGGTCTACCAAACAGCCCTGAATTTCGGGGAACAAACAGTCAGTGCAGGGGCAGCAAGTTTGCTTGTATCTACATCACCTGTTTTCATTGGATTATTAGGAAGGATTTTCTTTCAGGAACGTGCAGGAAAAAGGTACTGGACTGGCGCTGCCATCAGCATGGCAGGAATCGTCCTTATTTCAATTGGCTCCGGCAAAGGTCTAGATTTAGGAATTGGCGTGATGTTGATCTTGCTTGCTTCATTTTCAGAATCCATATATTTCGTGTTCCAAAAAAAACATCTGGATAAATACGGACCACTCCCATTTACTGCCTACACGATATGGAGTGCTACCATCTTCATGGGATTCTTTGCTTCCGATCTCTCAGCTCAAATTTCTTCAGCATCCTCCGGAGCAACGATTAGCGCCGTCTATCTTGGAGTTTTTCCGACCGTAATAGCCTATTTCGCTTTAGCTTATATAACCGCGAAATCAGGTGCATCAGAAGCGGCCAGTTCTTTATACCTTACTCCGGCCGCCTCTTTCCTGGTAGCCTGGGTTTGGTTGGGAGAAGTACCAAGCTTCCTGACCATTGCAGGCGGCATAATCACTCTTTTAGGAGTTTCCCTGACTTACCTGAAAGGATGGGGCAATGTGCCAGAACCCTTTTCAGATATCAAAGGATAG
- a CDS encoding FAD-binding domain-containing protein, which yields MNIILFDRDLRIFDHQPIAEAAKMGEVLPLYIIEPSQWEDAAYSVRHFQFVVESLEDLSHQIEKRGGKLFFSINKMCDVFEKLMEAYESINVFIHRNSRILKKVIEWMGKNQQRLFIYGAEIDQVSARGVKKQVQSYLDEPLIQAPDEIQVPEETPSILFTDMKKIYHFHVKGQRIRFGQQGGESRAIETLESFLEERCANYIVNQHKPLPSSFSSSRLSAYISWGNISVRTILQKTSEKLQLCENDDEKLQLEAFLSKLTSMMRTVCHPPEDKQIEEVSRIKKDWNEEWFQRWIEGMTGVPVIDAAMRSLVKTGWLNYTLREMVTSFIANTLLLDGQKPSAVLAQLYLDYDPALHDFYVQQITGLRTKKVKIANPVKISKQIDPEGGFIRRYISELETIPVEYVHEPWLYPAFYQLGYPPPMIDVVKANKLARQRFDSLTKQNKPSGKNGEGETGQLSFDI from the coding sequence ATGAATATCATCCTTTTCGATAGAGACCTGCGCATATTTGACCATCAACCGATTGCAGAAGCAGCAAAGATGGGCGAAGTCTTGCCTCTTTATATAATTGAGCCATCACAATGGGAGGATGCTGCCTATTCAGTTCGTCATTTCCAATTTGTAGTTGAAAGTCTTGAAGACCTTTCTCATCAGATTGAAAAGCGGGGCGGCAAACTCTTTTTTTCCATCAATAAAATGTGTGATGTTTTCGAGAAACTGATGGAAGCTTATGAATCTATCAATGTCTTTATCCATCGGAATTCAAGGATTTTAAAAAAGGTTATCGAATGGATGGGGAAGAATCAGCAACGACTGTTTATTTATGGAGCAGAAATTGATCAGGTATCAGCCAGGGGTGTTAAAAAGCAGGTTCAGTCATATTTGGATGAGCCACTTATCCAAGCGCCAGACGAGATTCAGGTTCCTGAAGAAACGCCGTCAATTCTGTTCACAGATATGAAAAAAATCTATCATTTCCACGTAAAAGGCCAGAGAATTCGTTTTGGCCAACAAGGGGGCGAATCCCGGGCAATCGAGACGCTGGAATCCTTCCTTGAGGAAAGATGTGCGAATTATATTGTTAACCAGCATAAACCGCTTCCATCATCGTTTTCTTCTTCCAGGCTTTCCGCTTATATTTCCTGGGGGAATATCTCGGTGAGGACAATTTTACAGAAAACATCCGAAAAACTTCAATTATGCGAAAATGATGATGAAAAACTTCAGCTAGAAGCATTTTTATCAAAATTAACTTCCATGATGAGAACCGTCTGCCATCCACCGGAAGACAAGCAGATCGAAGAGGTATCAAGAATCAAGAAGGACTGGAATGAAGAGTGGTTCCAGCGCTGGATCGAGGGAATGACAGGAGTTCCTGTCATCGACGCTGCAATGAGAAGCCTGGTTAAAACAGGCTGGTTGAACTACACGTTAAGGGAAATGGTGACCTCATTTATTGCCAATACTTTATTGCTGGATGGGCAGAAACCCTCTGCAGTGCTTGCACAATTGTATTTGGATTACGACCCTGCATTACATGATTTTTATGTTCAGCAAATAACTGGCTTGAGGACAAAAAAGGTAAAAATCGCAAATCCAGTAAAAATCAGCAAGCAAATCGATCCGGAAGGAGGATTCATTCGCCGTTATATAAGTGAATTGGAAACAATTCCAGTAGAGTATGTTCATGAACCATGGCTTTATCCTGCTTTTTATCAACTAGGCTATCCACCTCCGATGATTGATGTCGTAAAAGCGAATAAGCTGGCGCGGCAAAGGTTTGATAGTCTAACGAAACAAAATAAACCCTCTGGAAAAAACGGTGAGGGCGAAACAGGCCAGCTATCCTTTGATATCTGA
- a CDS encoding DUF3307 domain-containing protein, producing the protein MLLLSLIIAHLIADFYLQTDRMVEAKLRSLKKHILHHLMVNTLVLGAGWSLFNQENDPVMAVIWPVLFITFTHLIIDLLKIKLIDQYTASGHLNKLWFFVLDQLLHLTMLLAALQLFYKIPLVMYIKRFIGLLFTEGRQLDPASILLVILVILILGTTVSGHIIKILLGTLPGQLLTFEGKYTFKNEMTGPSYPKNKGDSGLSEQYSYMIFNKHDLSRGKLIGYIERLLVILLTYYSSYPAIAFIVTAKSIARFKQMDDRDWAEYFLLGTLTSMFLGIMFGILLRELIN; encoded by the coding sequence ATGCTTTTATTAAGTCTTATCATCGCGCATTTAATAGCGGACTTTTACCTGCAGACAGATCGTATGGTAGAGGCCAAACTAAGGAGTTTGAAAAAGCATATACTTCATCATTTAATGGTGAACACTCTGGTCCTGGGAGCAGGCTGGTCCCTTTTTAATCAGGAAAATGATCCAGTAATGGCTGTAATATGGCCAGTCCTGTTCATTACATTCACCCATTTGATTATTGATCTATTAAAAATCAAACTCATTGATCAATATACAGCAAGCGGTCATCTCAATAAATTATGGTTCTTTGTCCTGGATCAGCTTCTTCATCTCACCATGCTGTTGGCTGCACTGCAATTGTTTTACAAAATTCCACTAGTTATGTATATAAAGAGATTTATAGGGCTTCTTTTCACAGAAGGCCGGCAATTGGATCCAGCCTCCATCTTGCTGGTTATTTTGGTCATTTTGATTCTGGGTACAACGGTAAGCGGCCATATTATCAAAATCCTGCTTGGCACACTGCCTGGCCAGCTTTTGACCTTTGAAGGGAAATATACTTTCAAAAACGAAATGACCGGCCCTTCATACCCAAAAAATAAGGGAGATAGCGGACTCTCTGAGCAATACAGCTACATGATCTTCAACAAACACGACCTTTCCCGCGGAAAACTGATTGGCTACATCGAAAGGCTGCTTGTCATCCTCCTTACTTATTATAGCTCATATCCGGCAATCGCCTTCATTGTGACTGCGAAATCAATCGCCCGCTTCAAGCAAATGGACGACAGGGACTGGGCGGAATATTTCTTGCTCGGCACACTGACCTCCATGTTCCTTGGCATCATGTTCGGGATTCTACTTAGAGAATTAATCAATTAA
- a CDS encoding peptidylprolyl isomerase, whose product MAKKGYIEMQNGEKIEFELYPNEAPGTVANFEKLANEGFYNGLTFHRVIPGFVSQGGCPNGTGTGGPGYTIKCETEGNPHKHEPGSLSMAHAGKDTGGSQFFIVHESQPHLNGVHTVFGKVTSNLEAAKGMSNGDVMEKVVVTEE is encoded by the coding sequence ATGGCGAAAAAAGGATACATAGAAATGCAAAATGGAGAAAAAATCGAATTCGAACTATATCCAAACGAAGCACCTGGAACAGTTGCGAACTTTGAAAAGCTTGCAAACGAAGGCTTTTATAATGGATTGACTTTCCACCGTGTCATTCCTGGATTTGTTAGCCAGGGGGGATGCCCAAATGGAACAGGTACTGGCGGACCAGGATATACCATCAAATGTGAAACAGAAGGCAATCCGCACAAGCACGAACCGGGTTCACTTTCAATGGCGCATGCAGGTAAAGATACAGGCGGAAGCCAGTTCTTCATCGTACATGAATCACAGCCGCACTTAAACGGTGTCCATACTGTTTTTGGAAAAGTGACTTCCAACCTGGAAGCTGCCAAAGGGATGAGCAATGGCGATGTTATGGAAAAAGTCGTTGTAACAGAAGAATGA
- a CDS encoding VanZ family protein, which yields MINQIDSKYKKWITATSYSLFTLYIIIAAVLLFLSPYRQAAYELNTTGSNPYNIIPFKTITDYIKASSHINQSIWISNLFGNILAFLPLGIFLPWLFERFIGFWRTTGTVLLATALVEILQFFTRVGSFDIDDIILNTLGGAIGYVLIRITYQLFMRGVQDGN from the coding sequence ATGATTAATCAAATAGATTCCAAATACAAAAAATGGATAACAGCCACCTCTTACAGTCTCTTTACGCTATATATCATCATTGCTGCCGTTTTGTTATTCCTCAGTCCTTACAGACAGGCAGCATACGAGCTGAACACTACTGGCTCAAACCCCTATAACATCATTCCATTCAAAACGATTACAGACTATATCAAAGCATCATCCCATATCAATCAAAGCATATGGATTTCCAACCTGTTTGGAAATATCCTGGCATTCCTGCCATTGGGCATCTTCCTCCCATGGTTGTTTGAGCGATTCATCGGATTTTGGAGGACAACCGGAACTGTTCTCCTCGCAACTGCACTGGTCGAGATCCTCCAGTTTTTTACCAGGGTCGGCAGTTTTGATATTGATGATATAATTCTTAACACACTGGGCGGAGCAATAGGCTACGTGCTAATCAGAATTACTTACCAGCTTTTTATGAGGGGGGTTCAAGATGGAAATTAG
- a CDS encoding GNAT family N-acetyltransferase, with the protein MEIRRLKQGEQPPWDLLLLADPSQDMASQYLEEGLCYVAESDASETLGVIVLLPAGGHSIEIKNLAVAEPAQGKGIGKSLIAHGIQLARKTGYKTIEIGTGNSSINQLALYQKAGFRITSIIQDFFLSNYPEPIYENGIHCRDMIRLTMCLSNENKG; encoded by the coding sequence ATGGAAATTAGGAGGCTGAAACAAGGCGAACAGCCTCCCTGGGATCTGCTGCTTCTTGCCGATCCTTCACAGGACATGGCATCTCAATATCTAGAAGAAGGATTGTGTTATGTCGCTGAATCGGATGCCAGTGAGACCCTGGGAGTAATCGTGCTGCTGCCGGCAGGAGGACACAGCATAGAAATAAAAAACCTGGCAGTCGCTGAACCTGCTCAAGGCAAAGGCATCGGAAAAAGCCTAATTGCACATGGAATTCAATTGGCCAGAAAAACGGGGTATAAGACCATCGAAATTGGTACAGGAAATTCGAGCATTAACCAGCTTGCTCTTTACCAGAAAGCTGGCTTCAGGATCACCAGCATCATCCAGGACTTTTTCTTGAGTAATTACCCTGAACCCATATACGAGAACGGGATCCATTGCAGGGATATGATCAGATTGACCATGTGTTTGAGTAATGAAAACAAAGGATAA
- the mug gene encoding G/U mismatch-specific DNA glycosylase, with the protein MQPISDHLKKKLDVVFVGFNPSIRSSETGHHYANPNNRFWKILYESGITPRKYDSSEDYKLLELGYGMTNIVARPTKAADEITKDEYQQGKLELRKKIEEYRPRIVCFVGKGVYQQYSGKKVIPWGKQDECVVAGTIDFVAPSSSGLVRMKIDEIVEIYKQLPEWIEILNTD; encoded by the coding sequence ATGCAGCCAATATCAGATCATTTAAAGAAAAAGCTGGATGTTGTCTTTGTCGGTTTCAATCCAAGCATACGATCATCCGAAACAGGGCATCATTACGCCAATCCAAATAACCGGTTTTGGAAAATTCTTTATGAATCTGGGATTACTCCTAGAAAATATGATTCATCCGAGGATTACAAGCTTTTGGAGCTCGGATACGGCATGACGAATATTGTCGCGAGACCGACCAAAGCAGCAGATGAAATTACGAAAGACGAATATCAGCAGGGAAAACTGGAGCTGAGGAAAAAAATTGAGGAATACCGTCCGAGAATTGTCTGCTTCGTTGGCAAGGGAGTTTATCAGCAATACAGCGGAAAAAAAGTTATACCATGGGGAAAGCAAGATGAATGCGTAGTGGCAGGAACAATCGATTTCGTCGCACCATCGTCAAGTGGCCTGGTCAGAATGAAAATAGATGAAATCGTCGAGATTTATAAACAATTGCCGGAGTGGATTGAGATATTAAATACAGATTAA
- the fdhD gene encoding formate dehydrogenase accessory sulfurtransferase FdhD, translated as MEPVEVKREILRFGNGQAERLEDSIVTEFTVTVKVNGEELVTMVCTPDYIEEMVIGYLASEGIIKKYTDIEDLWIQEKEGFVHVKITSRSNSIYRNLQGKRYLTSCCGASRSGFVFATDAMTAKKLHQIGTELEVEDCFRLMEEMQESAELFQNTGGVHNASLCSLFGPVVSRMDIGRHNALDKIYGHCLKNDISIHDKVIVFSGRISSEILLKVAKIGCPIVLSKSAPTELALKLADELGITTIGFIRNRSLNVYTHPERIAEAKYGVKESQV; from the coding sequence GTGGAACCTGTCGAAGTTAAAAGGGAAATCCTTCGTTTCGGGAATGGCCAGGCTGAAAGACTGGAAGACAGCATTGTAACAGAATTCACTGTCACAGTGAAAGTGAATGGGGAAGAACTTGTAACGATGGTCTGCACGCCAGATTATATTGAAGAAATGGTCATAGGGTATCTCGCTTCCGAAGGAATCATCAAAAAATATACGGATATAGAAGATTTATGGATTCAGGAGAAAGAGGGATTTGTCCATGTGAAAATAACCTCGCGATCCAACTCTATTTATAGGAATCTGCAGGGGAAACGTTATTTAACATCCTGCTGTGGAGCGAGCAGGTCTGGATTTGTATTCGCTACTGATGCAATGACAGCCAAAAAACTTCACCAGATTGGAACTGAGCTCGAAGTTGAGGATTGCTTCAGGCTAATGGAAGAAATGCAGGAATCCGCTGAACTTTTTCAGAATACAGGGGGAGTCCATAATGCATCTCTTTGCAGTCTGTTTGGCCCTGTCGTTTCTCGAATGGATATAGGCCGCCACAATGCCCTCGATAAAATATATGGACATTGTCTGAAGAATGATATCTCGATACATGATAAAGTGATTGTTTTCAGCGGCAGAATTTCCTCAGAGATTTTATTGAAGGTAGCTAAAATCGGCTGTCCAATCGTACTGTCCAAGTCTGCCCCAACAGAACTTGCCCTAAAACTTGCTGATGAATTGGGGATCACCACTATTGGTTTTATCAGGAATCGATCGCTGAATGTTTATACGCACCCTGAACGTATTGCAGAAGCAAAATACGGAGTCAAAGAAAGTCAGGTATAA
- a CDS encoding DUF1641 domain-containing protein, translated as MAKAITNIKRIELTEEQKRKMDLEEIETALLDNKDSILQSLDIIKHMNERGVLSLLDGLFSEGDKVLNVLVKAADNTEATNTLKNLLLMVGVLGTINVQQLEPLLLKLNSGIARVAEYRDSDDDKLGYFDIVRSLKDPEINRALSLLFEFLKGMGEKTEGLERTTQLPEDQDIHQSKDGRLENR; from the coding sequence ATGGCTAAAGCAATCACAAATATTAAACGGATCGAGCTGACTGAGGAACAGAAAAGAAAGATGGATCTGGAAGAAATCGAGACTGCATTGCTAGATAACAAGGATTCGATTTTACAGTCACTAGACATCATCAAGCATATGAATGAGCGCGGCGTTTTGTCGCTTCTTGACGGATTGTTCAGCGAGGGGGATAAAGTCCTTAACGTCCTTGTTAAAGCGGCAGACAACACTGAAGCTACGAATACATTAAAGAACCTGCTGCTGATGGTAGGTGTTCTTGGAACCATAAATGTCCAGCAGCTCGAGCCGCTATTGTTGAAATTGAATTCCGGTATTGCCAGAGTGGCAGAATACCGTGATAGTGATGATGACAAGCTTGGTTATTTCGATATTGTCCGTTCACTGAAGGATCCGGAAATCAACCGTGCTTTGTCACTGCTCTTTGAATTCCTCAAAGGCATGGGTGAAAAAACGGAAGGACTGGAAAGGACGACCCAGCTTCCAGAAGATCAGGACATTCACCAGAGCAAGGATGGCCGGTTGGAGAATCGGTAA